The following coding sequences are from one Thermostaphylospora chromogena window:
- a CDS encoding fumarate reductase/succinate dehydrogenase flavoprotein subunit translates to MEIERHQYDVVVIGAGGAGLRAAIEARQQGKKTAIVCKSLFGKAHTVMAEGGAAAAMGNVNPADNWKVHFRDTMRGGKFLNNWRMAELHAKEAPDRVWELEAWGALFDRTKDGKISQRNFGGHEYPRLAHVGDRTGLEMIRTLQQRVVALQQEDYATHGDYEAYIKVFAECTITRLLKDGNAIAGAFGYRRENGAFIVFEAPAVVLATGGIGKSYTVTSNSWEYTGDGHALALLAGAKLINMEFIQFHPTGMVWPPSVRGILVTESVRGDGGVLRNSEGKRFMFDYIPEVFKAQYATTEEEADRWYTDQANNRRPPELLPRDEVARAINAEVKAGRGSPHGGVFLDVSTRLPAEEIRRRLPSMYHQFKELADVDITAEPMQVGPTCHYIMGGVEVDADTAASSVPGLFAAGEVAGGMHGSNRLGGNSLSDLLVFGRRAGAGAAAYVDRLQRRPRVNDESVAAAMDEALAPLGRTGENPYEVHHELQRTMNDLVGIIRKEDEMTEALEVVGKLKERAKGVGAAGSRVYNPGWHLCLDLRNMLLVSECVARAALTRTESRGGHTRDDYPGMSPEWRRKLLQCSLSPDGQTITVEEKIQPQMRPDLFTLFDKEELAKYVTEEELAEYDAAVAAVKES, encoded by the coding sequence ATGGAAATCGAACGTCATCAGTACGACGTCGTCGTCATCGGCGCCGGTGGAGCCGGGCTCCGGGCGGCCATCGAGGCACGCCAGCAGGGCAAGAAGACCGCCATCGTCTGCAAATCGCTGTTCGGCAAGGCCCACACCGTCATGGCCGAGGGCGGCGCCGCCGCCGCCATGGGGAACGTCAACCCCGCCGACAACTGGAAGGTCCACTTCCGCGACACGATGCGCGGCGGCAAATTCCTCAACAACTGGCGCATGGCCGAGCTGCACGCCAAGGAGGCACCCGACCGCGTGTGGGAGCTGGAGGCATGGGGCGCGCTGTTCGACCGCACCAAGGACGGCAAGATCAGCCAGCGGAACTTCGGCGGTCACGAGTACCCCCGCCTGGCGCACGTCGGCGACCGCACCGGCCTGGAGATGATCCGCACCCTCCAGCAGCGCGTCGTCGCCCTCCAGCAGGAGGACTACGCCACCCACGGCGACTACGAGGCCTACATCAAGGTGTTCGCCGAGTGCACGATCACCCGGCTGCTCAAGGACGGCAACGCGATCGCCGGCGCGTTCGGCTACCGCCGGGAGAACGGCGCGTTCATCGTCTTCGAAGCCCCGGCCGTGGTCCTGGCCACCGGCGGCATCGGCAAGTCGTACACGGTGACCTCCAACTCCTGGGAGTACACCGGCGACGGCCACGCCCTGGCGCTGCTCGCCGGGGCCAAGCTGATCAACATGGAGTTCATCCAGTTCCACCCGACCGGCATGGTCTGGCCCCCCTCGGTGCGCGGCATCCTCGTCACCGAGTCGGTGCGCGGCGACGGCGGGGTACTGCGGAACTCCGAAGGCAAGCGGTTCATGTTCGACTACATCCCCGAGGTCTTCAAGGCGCAGTACGCCACGACCGAGGAGGAGGCCGACCGCTGGTACACCGACCAGGCCAACAACCGCCGCCCGCCCGAGCTGCTGCCCCGTGACGAGGTGGCACGAGCGATCAACGCCGAGGTGAAGGCCGGACGCGGCTCCCCGCACGGCGGCGTCTTCCTCGACGTGTCCACCCGGCTGCCCGCCGAGGAGATCCGCAGGCGGCTGCCGTCGATGTACCACCAGTTCAAGGAGCTGGCCGACGTCGACATCACCGCCGAGCCCATGCAGGTCGGGCCGACCTGCCACTACATCATGGGCGGCGTGGAGGTGGACGCCGACACCGCCGCGTCCTCCGTGCCCGGCCTGTTCGCCGCCGGCGAGGTGGCCGGCGGCATGCACGGCTCCAACCGGCTGGGCGGGAACTCGCTGTCCGACCTGCTGGTCTTCGGCCGCCGCGCGGGCGCCGGCGCCGCCGCCTACGTCGACCGGCTCCAGCGACGGCCCAGGGTGAACGACGAGTCGGTGGCGGCGGCCATGGACGAGGCCCTCGCGCCGCTCGGCCGTACCGGCGAGAACCCCTACGAGGTCCACCACGAGCTGCAGCGCACCATGAACGACCTGGTCGGCATCATCCGCAAGGAGGATGAGATGACCGAGGCGCTGGAGGTCGTGGGCAAGCTCAAGGAGCGCGCCAAGGGCGTGGGGGCGGCGGGCAGCCGCGTCTACAACCCGGGCTGGCACCTCTGCCTCGACCTGCGCAACATGCTGCTGGTCAGCGAGTGCGTGGCGCGCGCCGCGCTGACCCGTACGGAGAGCCGCGGTGGTCACACGCGGGACGACTATCCGGGGATGTCGCCCGAGTGGCGGCGCAAACTGCTGCAGTGCAGCCTGTCCCCCGACGGCCAGACCATCACCGTGGAGGAGAAGATCCAGCCACAGATGCGGCCCGACCTCTTCACGCTGTTCGACA